From one Streptomyces sp. R41 genomic stretch:
- a CDS encoding AAA family ATPase: MRLHRLDITAFGPFGGAQKVDFDELSAAGLFLLHGPTGAGKTSVLDAVCYALYGAVPGARQSGQGLGLRSDHAAPATRSEIRLELTVAGRRLEITRQPPWERPKKRGIGTTTEKAQSWLREYDATAGSWKDLSRSHQEIGEEITQLLGMSREQFCQVVLLPQGDFARFLRADAEARGKLLGRLFDTHRFAEVEKRLAERRRAAEAEVRAGDAALLADAHRMQQEAGDSVQVHLPDLAPGDPGLADSVLAWAAVARSTSRERLTIAHCARMAAESAQAAADRVLDDVREVARLQRRFAEARERAARLEERADAHREAQARMERARKAEAVAPALDLREAAEAEHRRAAAEEAHARAALPDTFAGAGVPGLAAAARKAAEELGGLESARRAERRVTELVEERTDLDRQERADEDVLQEAESWLATWEATRAGVEARIESAQEAATLAEQLAVQREPALKRLNAARQRDQFAQDTDAAAVRALASRERATQARAHWLDLKEQRLNGIAAELAAGLVDGEPCAVCGATEHPAPARKIAGHVDREAEERALAAYHRADEEVAEDERRLGVVREALAAASAEAGDTPTAQLAEQSEELERQYAEARAAASGLHAAREAREQAEREHERRLSAQQAAARRVASRASLRDALDRERAGLEGELEQARGAAGSVTARAAQLERQVALLTEAADAVRGAEDTAQRLKDADARLADAAFRTGFDTPQAAATALLDDASHRELQRRLDAWQSEESAVRAVLAEADTAAAAQQPPADLRAAEQTAESAARRLRDAASAQDAAARRCAELDGLSARAARGVRRLAPLREEYDRVARLAGLAAGTSADNERKMRLEAYVLAARLEQVAAAATMRLQRMSSGRYTLVHSDDRAGRGRSGLGLHVVDAWTGRERDTATLSGGETFFASLALALGLADVVTDEAGGVRLDTLFIDEGFGSLDDQTLDEVLDVLDSLRERDRSVGIVSHVADLRRRIHAQLEVVKGRTGSVVRQRGVDD; this comes from the coding sequence ATGAGGCTGCACCGTCTGGACATCACCGCCTTCGGACCCTTCGGCGGGGCCCAGAAGGTCGACTTCGACGAGCTGTCCGCCGCCGGTCTGTTCCTGCTGCACGGGCCGACGGGCGCGGGCAAGACCTCCGTCCTGGACGCCGTCTGCTACGCGCTGTACGGAGCGGTGCCCGGCGCCCGCCAGAGTGGCCAGGGTCTTGGTCTGCGCAGCGACCACGCGGCACCCGCCACGCGCTCCGAGATCCGCCTCGAACTCACCGTCGCCGGCCGCCGGTTGGAGATCACCCGGCAGCCGCCGTGGGAGCGTCCCAAGAAGCGCGGCATCGGCACGACGACCGAAAAGGCGCAGAGCTGGCTGCGGGAGTACGACGCGACGGCGGGCTCCTGGAAGGACCTCAGCCGCTCCCACCAGGAGATCGGCGAGGAGATCACCCAGCTGCTCGGCATGAGCCGCGAGCAGTTCTGCCAGGTCGTGCTGTTGCCCCAGGGCGACTTCGCGCGCTTCCTGCGGGCCGACGCCGAGGCCCGCGGCAAGCTGCTCGGCCGCCTCTTCGACACCCACCGCTTCGCTGAGGTCGAGAAGCGCCTCGCCGAGCGGCGGCGGGCGGCCGAAGCCGAAGTGCGCGCCGGGGATGCCGCGTTGCTGGCCGACGCGCACCGGATGCAGCAGGAGGCCGGGGACAGCGTCCAGGTTCACCTGCCCGACCTGGCGCCCGGCGATCCGGGCCTCGCCGACTCCGTCCTGGCCTGGGCCGCCGTGGCCCGCAGTACCTCCCGTGAACGGCTCACGATCGCCCACTGCGCCCGTATGGCCGCCGAATCCGCGCAGGCCGCGGCGGACCGGGTGCTCGACGACGTACGCGAAGTGGCCCGCCTGCAGCGCCGGTTCGCGGAGGCTCGGGAGCGTGCCGCGCGCCTGGAGGAGCGGGCCGACGCCCACCGGGAGGCCCAGGCGCGGATGGAGCGCGCCCGCAAGGCCGAGGCGGTGGCCCCCGCGCTCGACCTGCGTGAGGCCGCCGAGGCCGAGCACCGGCGCGCGGCGGCCGAGGAGGCACACGCGCGTGCTGCCCTGCCGGACACCTTCGCCGGCGCCGGTGTGCCCGGACTCGCGGCGGCGGCGCGCAAGGCGGCCGAGGAACTGGGCGGCCTGGAGTCGGCACGCCGGGCCGAGCGCAGAGTGACCGAACTCGTCGAGGAGCGCACCGACTTGGACCGGCAGGAGCGCGCCGACGAGGACGTGCTCCAGGAGGCCGAGAGCTGGCTGGCCACATGGGAGGCAACCCGCGCGGGTGTCGAGGCACGGATCGAGTCCGCGCAGGAGGCCGCGACGCTCGCCGAGCAGCTCGCCGTCCAGCGCGAACCGGCGCTGAAGCGGCTCAACGCGGCCCGACAGCGTGACCAGTTCGCCCAGGACACGGACGCCGCCGCCGTGCGTGCCCTCGCCTCGCGCGAACGCGCCACGCAGGCGCGCGCCCACTGGCTGGACCTGAAGGAACAGCGCTTGAACGGCATCGCCGCGGAACTCGCCGCAGGTCTCGTCGACGGCGAGCCCTGCGCCGTCTGCGGCGCCACCGAACACCCCGCGCCCGCACGGAAGATCGCCGGACATGTCGACCGGGAGGCGGAGGAGCGGGCCCTCGCCGCGTATCACCGCGCCGACGAGGAGGTCGCCGAGGACGAGCGGCGGCTCGGTGTCGTACGCGAGGCGCTGGCCGCCGCGAGTGCCGAGGCGGGGGACACGCCGACGGCACAACTCGCCGAACAGAGCGAGGAGTTGGAGCGGCAGTACGCCGAGGCTCGCGCCGCCGCCTCCGGGCTGCACGCCGCGCGGGAGGCACGGGAGCAGGCCGAACGCGAGCACGAGCGGCGGCTGTCCGCACAACAGGCGGCCGCCCGCCGCGTCGCGTCACGCGCCTCGCTCAGGGACGCACTGGACCGCGAGAGAGCCGGTCTGGAAGGGGAGCTGGAGCAGGCGCGCGGCGCCGCCGGAAGCGTCACCGCGCGGGCCGCGCAGCTGGAGCGGCAGGTCGCGCTGCTCACCGAGGCCGCGGATGCCGTGCGCGGGGCCGAGGACACCGCGCAGCGCCTCAAGGACGCCGACGCGCGACTCGCCGACGCGGCCTTCCGCACCGGGTTCGACACCCCGCAGGCGGCGGCCACCGCGCTGCTCGACGACGCGTCCCACCGGGAGCTCCAACGGCGGCTGGACGCCTGGCAGTCGGAGGAGTCCGCGGTACGCGCCGTACTCGCCGAGGCCGACACGGCGGCCGCGGCCCAGCAGCCGCCCGCCGACCTGAGGGCCGCGGAGCAGACCGCCGAGTCCGCCGCCCGGCGCCTGCGGGACGCCGCCTCCGCACAGGACGCGGCCGCGCGGCGCTGCGCTGAGCTCGACGGGCTCTCCGCGCGCGCGGCCAGAGGAGTCCGCCGTCTGGCGCCGCTGCGTGAGGAGTACGACCGGGTGGCCCGACTGGCCGGCCTCGCGGCGGGCACGTCGGCGGACAACGAACGCAAGATGCGCCTGGAGGCGTACGTCCTCGCCGCACGCCTGGAGCAGGTCGCCGCCGCCGCGACGATGCGACTGCAGCGGATGTCCTCCGGGCGCTACACCCTCGTGCACTCCGACGATCGTGCGGGCCGTGGCCGCAGCGGGCTCGGGCTGCACGTCGTCGACGCCTGGACCGGCCGGGAGCGCGACACGGCGACGCTCTCCGGGGGCGAGACGTTCTTCGCCTCCCTCGCGCTCGCCCTCGGCCTCGCGGACGTCGTCACGGACGAGGCCGGTGGCGTGCGGCTCGACACGCTCTTCATCGACGAGGGCTTCGGCAGTCTCGACGACCAGACCCTCGATGAGGTTCTCGACGTCCTCGACTCACTGCGGGAGCGCGACCGCAGCGTCGGCATCGTGAGCCACGTCGCGGACCTGCGCCGGCGCATCCACGCCCAGCTGGAGGTGGTGAAGGGGAGAACGGGGTCGGTCGTACGGCAGCGGGGCGTCGACGACTGA
- a CDS encoding exonuclease SbcCD subunit D, with protein MRLLHTSDWHLGRAFHRVNMLGAQAEFIGHLVTTARERDVDAVVVSGDVYDRAVPPLAAVELFDDALHRLADLGVPTVMISGNHDSARRLGVGAGLIGRAGIHLRTAASACGTPVVLADAHGDVAFYGLPYLEPALVKDEFGVEKAGHEAVLAAAMDRVRADLATRAPGTRSVVLAHAFVTGGEASDSERDITVGGVASVPAGVFDGVDYTALGHLHGSQTITERVRYSGSPLPYSFSETDHRKSMWLVDLGPEGSLSAERIDCPVPRALARVRGHLDDLLADPELERHEEAWMEATLTDPVRPADPMARLTERFPHTLSLVFDPERAPEDPDISYARRLAGRSEQQIAEDFVAHVRGAGPDADEQAVLRDAFDAVRADEAVREVAR; from the coding sequence ATGAGGCTTCTGCACACTTCCGACTGGCATCTCGGCCGGGCGTTCCACCGGGTGAACATGCTCGGCGCCCAGGCCGAGTTCATCGGCCACCTCGTCACGACCGCGCGCGAGCGTGACGTCGACGCCGTGGTCGTGTCGGGGGACGTGTACGACCGGGCGGTGCCGCCGCTCGCCGCCGTCGAGCTCTTCGATGACGCCCTGCACCGGCTGGCCGACCTCGGTGTGCCCACGGTGATGATCTCCGGGAACCACGACTCGGCGCGCCGGCTCGGTGTCGGCGCGGGTCTCATCGGGCGCGCCGGCATACACCTGCGCACCGCGGCCTCGGCCTGCGGCACACCCGTGGTGCTCGCCGACGCCCACGGCGACGTGGCCTTCTACGGGCTGCCGTATCTCGAACCGGCCCTGGTGAAGGACGAGTTCGGGGTCGAGAAGGCCGGACACGAGGCCGTGCTCGCCGCCGCCATGGACCGGGTCCGCGCCGACCTCGCCACGCGCGCGCCGGGCACCCGTTCCGTCGTGCTCGCCCACGCCTTCGTCACCGGCGGCGAGGCCAGCGACAGCGAGCGGGACATCACCGTCGGCGGGGTCGCCTCCGTGCCCGCCGGCGTCTTCGACGGCGTCGACTACACCGCGCTGGGGCATCTGCACGGCAGCCAGACCATCACCGAGCGCGTGCGCTACTCGGGCTCCCCGCTTCCGTACTCGTTCTCGGAGACCGACCACCGCAAGAGCATGTGGCTCGTGGACCTGGGCCCCGAAGGATCCCTGAGCGCGGAGCGGATCGACTGCCCCGTCCCCCGCGCGCTCGCCCGCGTCCGGGGCCACCTGGACGACCTGCTCGCCGACCCGGAGCTGGAGCGCCACGAGGAGGCGTGGATGGAGGCGACCCTCACCGACCCGGTGCGCCCGGCCGACCCCATGGCGCGGCTGACGGAGCGCTTCCCGCACACGCTCAGTCTCGTCTTCGACCCGGAGCGGGCGCCCGAGGACCCGGACATCTCCTACGCCCGGCGTCTGGCCGGCCGCAGCGAGCAGCAGATCGCGGAGGACTTCGTGGCCCATGTGCGCGGCGCGGGCCCCGACGCGGACGAACAGGCCGTGCTGCGGGACGCGTTCGACGCCGTCCGCGCCGACGAGGCCGTACGGGAGGTCGCAAGGTGA
- a CDS encoding YigZ family protein — translation MQDEYRTVARAGVHETEVNRSRFLCALAPAATEQEAQEFIAGVRKEHADATHNCYAYVVGADAAVQKASDDGEPGGTAGVPMLQMLLRRDMRYVVAVVTRYYGGVKLGAGGLIRAYGGSVGEALDALGTITRKRFRLAAVTVDHQRAGKVQNDLRSTGIDVRDVRYEEAVTIEIGLPDSDVEAFRAWLADVTAGTAGFELGGEAYGDA, via the coding sequence ATGCAGGACGAGTACCGCACCGTGGCCCGGGCCGGCGTGCACGAGACCGAGGTCAACCGCTCCCGCTTCCTGTGCGCCCTCGCCCCGGCCGCCACCGAGCAGGAGGCGCAGGAGTTCATCGCCGGCGTCCGCAAGGAGCACGCGGACGCCACGCACAACTGCTACGCGTACGTCGTCGGCGCCGACGCCGCCGTCCAGAAGGCGAGCGACGACGGCGAACCCGGCGGCACCGCCGGCGTCCCCATGCTCCAGATGCTGCTGCGCCGCGACATGCGGTACGTCGTCGCCGTCGTGACCCGCTACTACGGCGGGGTCAAGCTGGGCGCGGGCGGACTGATCAGGGCGTACGGCGGCTCGGTGGGCGAGGCGCTCGACGCACTCGGCACGATCACGCGTAAACGCTTTCGTCTGGCCGCGGTGACGGTGGACCACCAGCGGGCCGGCAAAGTGCAGAACGACCTGCGGTCCACCGGGATCGATGTGCGTGACGTGCGTTACGAAGAGGCGGTCACCATCGAGATCGGGCTGCCGGACTCCGACGTGGAGGCCTTCCGGGCGTGGCTGGCCGACGTCACCGCCGGGACGGCCGGGTTCGAACTGGGCGGAGAGGCATACGGGGACGCATAG
- a CDS encoding amino acid transporter, with protein MTGTQVESKDAAEPDEPGPSAATPRWRAWLLEGLSEQSARHPGPHATPDTEHQGHKWWRVMCLTGVDYFSTLGYQPGIAALAAGLLSPLATLVLIALTLLGALPVYRRVAHESPHGEGSIAMLERLLPWWAGKIFVLVLLGFAATDFMITITLSGADAAAHVVENPFAPHWMHHANTWITLVLVAALGAVFLKGFKEAIGIAVALVATYLTLNVVVLAVAAWEVLSHPVRIGNWTDAMTAEHSSPLAMIAVALLVFPKLALGMSGFETGVAVMPQVTGDPTDTHAKPVGRIRETRKLLTTAAVIMSGFLLLSSLATTILIPQDAFKSGGPANGRALAYLAHEHLGEAFGTVYDLSTIAILWFAGASALAGLLNLVPRYLPRYGMAPEWTRAVRPLVLVFMAAAVFITLWFHANVDDQSGAYATGVLVLMLSASFASAVAVHRRGRRAAAIGFGAITAVFGYTLVTNVIERPDGIKIALIFILGILITSFASRVRRAFELRAADVTFDDAAARFIDEAAASGPLRLIANEPQEHSTREYRAKEYSQREHTHIPDGRPVLFLEIFVTDSSDFTADLAVHGDEKHGVRRLRVEGATVPNTIAAVLMQLRERTGQVPNAYFNWTEGNPLSHLVRFLVFGEGEVAPVTREVLRRAEPDPERRPRVHVG; from the coding sequence ATGACCGGCACCCAGGTGGAGAGTAAGGACGCCGCCGAACCCGACGAACCGGGGCCCTCCGCTGCCACGCCCCGCTGGCGGGCATGGCTCCTGGAGGGCCTGAGCGAACAGTCGGCCCGGCACCCGGGCCCGCACGCCACCCCGGACACCGAGCACCAGGGCCACAAGTGGTGGCGGGTCATGTGCCTCACCGGCGTGGACTACTTCTCCACGCTCGGCTACCAGCCGGGTATCGCCGCACTCGCGGCCGGACTGCTCTCCCCGCTCGCGACGCTCGTGCTGATCGCGCTGACCCTGCTCGGCGCGCTGCCGGTCTACCGCCGCGTCGCGCACGAGAGCCCGCACGGCGAGGGCTCGATCGCGATGCTGGAGCGGCTGCTGCCCTGGTGGGCGGGGAAGATCTTCGTTCTCGTGCTGCTCGGGTTCGCAGCCACCGACTTCATGATCACCATCACGCTGTCGGGCGCCGATGCCGCCGCGCACGTCGTGGAGAATCCTTTCGCTCCGCACTGGATGCACCACGCCAACACCTGGATCACCCTCGTCCTGGTCGCCGCCCTGGGTGCGGTTTTCCTGAAGGGCTTCAAGGAGGCCATCGGCATCGCCGTGGCGCTCGTGGCGACGTATCTCACACTCAATGTCGTCGTTCTGGCCGTCGCCGCCTGGGAGGTGCTGAGCCACCCGGTCAGGATCGGCAACTGGACCGACGCGATGACGGCCGAGCACTCCTCGCCGCTCGCCATGATCGCCGTGGCGCTCCTCGTCTTCCCCAAGCTGGCGCTCGGCATGTCCGGCTTCGAGACGGGTGTGGCGGTGATGCCGCAGGTCACGGGCGACCCGACGGACACGCACGCGAAGCCGGTGGGCCGGATCCGGGAGACCCGCAAGCTGCTCACCACGGCCGCCGTGATCATGAGCGGTTTCCTGCTGCTGTCGAGCCTCGCGACGACGATCCTGATCCCGCAGGACGCGTTCAAGAGCGGCGGCCCGGCGAACGGGCGCGCTCTCGCGTATCTCGCGCACGAGCACCTGGGCGAGGCCTTCGGCACGGTCTACGACCTCTCGACCATCGCGATCCTCTGGTTCGCCGGCGCCTCCGCGCTCGCCGGACTCCTCAACCTCGTGCCGCGCTATCTGCCGCGCTACGGAATGGCCCCGGAGTGGACCCGCGCGGTGCGCCCGCTGGTCCTGGTCTTCATGGCGGCCGCGGTCTTCATCACGCTGTGGTTCCACGCGAACGTCGACGACCAGAGCGGCGCCTACGCGACCGGTGTGCTGGTCCTGATGCTCTCCGCGTCCTTCGCCTCGGCGGTCGCCGTGCACAGGCGGGGCCGGCGGGCCGCCGCGATCGGCTTCGGCGCGATCACCGCGGTCTTCGGATACACCCTGGTCACCAATGTGATCGAGCGTCCGGACGGCATCAAGATCGCGCTGATCTTCATCCTCGGGATCCTGATCACCTCGTTCGCGTCCCGCGTCCGCCGCGCCTTCGAACTGCGCGCCGCCGACGTCACGTTCGACGACGCGGCGGCCCGGTTCATCGACGAAGCCGCCGCGAGCGGCCCCCTGCGGCTGATCGCGAACGAGCCGCAGGAGCACAGCACCCGGGAGTACCGCGCCAAGGAGTACAGCCAGCGCGAGCACACCCACATCCCCGACGGCCGCCCGGTGCTGTTCCTGGAGATCTTCGTCACGGACTCCTCGGACTTCACGGCCGACCTGGCCGTGCACGGTGACGAGAAGCACGGCGTGCGCAGGCTGCGGGTGGAGGGCGCGACCGTGCCCAACACGATCGCCGCCGTCCTCATGCAGCTGCGCGAGCGAACCGGCCAGGTGCCCAACGCATACTTCAACTGGACCGAGGGCAACCCGCTGAGCCACCTCGTGCGCTTCCTCGTCTTCGGCGAGGGCGAGGTCGCCCCGGTCACCCGCGAGGTGCTCCGGCGCGCGGAGCCCGACCCGGAGCGCAGGCCCCGGGTCCACGTCGGCTGA
- a CDS encoding histidine phosphatase family protein produces the protein MMARAGAGPLRRLVVLRHAKSAWPAGVADHERPLAPRGRRDAPAAGRALVEADCLPDLALCSTAARAVRTWELAAEQWGTPPPVRLDARLYGADVPELLEAVHEVADQVRTLLLIGHNPGLEELVLELAGDGLDEALDHVRTKFPTSAVAVLAWHGSTWRELTPGTALLTDLIVPRGKKHP, from the coding sequence GTGATGGCGCGCGCCGGAGCCGGCCCGCTGCGCAGACTCGTCGTCCTGCGGCACGCGAAGTCCGCCTGGCCCGCGGGCGTGGCCGATCACGAGCGGCCCCTCGCACCGCGCGGCCGGCGCGACGCCCCGGCGGCCGGGCGCGCCCTCGTCGAGGCCGACTGCCTGCCGGACCTCGCGCTGTGCTCCACCGCGGCACGCGCCGTCCGGACCTGGGAGCTGGCCGCGGAGCAGTGGGGCACCCCGCCGCCCGTACGGCTGGACGCGCGGCTGTACGGCGCGGACGTACCGGAGCTGCTGGAGGCCGTGCACGAAGTCGCGGACCAGGTCCGGACGTTGCTGCTGATCGGGCACAACCCCGGCCTCGAGGAGCTGGTCCTCGAACTCGCCGGGGACGGGCTCGACGAGGCGCTGGACCACGTACGCACGAAGTTCCCGACCTCGGCAGTCGCGGTCCTCGCCTGGCACGGCAGCACTTGGCGGGAACTCACCCCCGGCACAGCCCTGTTGACGGACCTGATCGTGCCGAGGGGCAAGAAGCACCCCTGA
- a CDS encoding DUF190 domain-containing protein → MDGSDGSHGSYGAAARLTIHLDAAALWHHRPAYAELVHRARREGLSGASVFHGLTGFGAGHPRPSHLAAKGPCAVVIVDEERRLRDFLPRVEDILGETSAVAVLDRVRIHRPVQSRTRRP, encoded by the coding sequence ATGGACGGCTCCGACGGCTCACACGGCTCCTACGGCGCCGCCGCGCGCCTCACCATTCACCTCGACGCGGCCGCACTCTGGCACCACCGGCCCGCGTACGCCGAACTCGTGCACCGGGCCCGGCGGGAGGGACTGTCGGGGGCGAGCGTCTTCCACGGCCTCACCGGCTTCGGCGCCGGACACCCGAGACCGTCCCATCTCGCGGCGAAGGGCCCCTGCGCGGTGGTGATCGTCGACGAGGAACGGCGGCTGCGCGACTTTCTGCCCCGCGTCGAGGACATCCTGGGGGAGACCTCCGCGGTCGCCGTGCTCGACCGGGTGCGGATCCACAGACCGGTCCAAAGCCGGACCCGTAGACCTTGA
- a CDS encoding TIGR03767 family metallophosphoesterase, with translation MAGTEPASTINRRRFLLASGAAVAAGAAGTTGALLPRQRRSPSPEPAVRAVARRPAPYATTTLETTARLGGTPHSGTYRRLVSGPGWPLAVRGELAAPRAGRDDRRTALACFVQFTDLHLTDVQNPLRTEFLRSRAAAAWRPQEALTVAGAVALVEQVNALGGGPHTGLPPAFVMTTGDNFDNNSVIELEWFLTLMSGGRITPNTGDPAAYEGVQNSGLPLYWHPDDAALRDLDKRRGLPLIPGFLDAVTRQVTSPGLRVPWYSTIGNHDALPGGCLSPALNDFAVGSRKLLSVPAADAAAYANALRTGDDPKSEVLKAVLSRHAASARTVTADERRRVCTPHDYLAAHLDPAHAGAGPVGHGYTQDHVDGERMYYSFRIAENVIGISIDTTYRSGHYEGSLGTEQLRWLERTLAAHSSRSYDADGRLVRDLGADDAHILVFSHHHSPSMTRRPDAARTDEPRHDGAEVIALLSRFPNVVAWINGHSHVNRITPHAHGTPARSFWEVNTASHVDYPHHARLFELADNGDGTLSLFTTLIETAAPHSSAPAFDDLSAVGLASLYRELAYNAPGLAEGMKAGVQEGWAGGAGDRNTELLGISL, from the coding sequence ATGGCCGGGACCGAACCCGCGTCCACCATCAATCGCCGTCGCTTTCTGCTCGCCTCGGGCGCCGCCGTGGCAGCCGGGGCGGCGGGAACGACGGGAGCACTTCTCCCGCGTCAGCGCCGGTCTCCTTCCCCGGAGCCCGCTGTACGAGCCGTGGCCCGGCGCCCGGCACCGTACGCGACGACGACCCTGGAGACGACGGCCCGCCTCGGCGGTACCCCGCACTCCGGCACCTACCGGCGGCTGGTCTCGGGTCCCGGCTGGCCCCTGGCCGTAAGGGGAGAGCTCGCCGCTCCCCGTGCCGGCCGCGACGACCGGCGTACCGCGCTCGCGTGCTTCGTCCAGTTCACCGACCTGCACCTCACCGACGTACAGAACCCACTGCGCACGGAGTTCCTGCGGTCGCGCGCGGCCGCCGCGTGGCGGCCGCAGGAGGCGCTCACGGTGGCAGGTGCGGTCGCGCTCGTGGAGCAGGTGAACGCCCTCGGCGGGGGCCCGCACACCGGGCTGCCGCCCGCGTTCGTCATGACGACGGGCGACAATTTCGACAACAACTCCGTGATCGAGCTGGAGTGGTTCCTCACGCTGATGAGCGGCGGCCGGATCACGCCCAACACCGGTGACCCGGCAGCGTACGAGGGCGTCCAGAACTCCGGCCTGCCCCTTTACTGGCACCCGGACGACGCGGCCCTTCGTGACCTGGACAAGCGGCGCGGGCTGCCGCTGATACCCGGCTTCCTGGACGCCGTGACCCGGCAGGTGACCAGCCCGGGGCTCCGCGTCCCCTGGTACTCCACGATCGGCAACCACGACGCTCTGCCCGGCGGTTGTCTCTCGCCGGCGCTCAACGACTTCGCCGTCGGCTCCCGCAAGCTGCTGTCCGTCCCGGCCGCGGACGCCGCCGCCTACGCGAACGCGCTGCGAACGGGCGACGACCCCAAGAGCGAGGTGCTCAAGGCGGTCCTGAGCAGGCACGCGGCCTCGGCACGGACCGTGACGGCCGACGAGCGGCGCCGGGTGTGCACCCCGCACGACTATCTGGCCGCGCATCTCGACCCCGCGCATGCCGGTGCCGGTCCGGTCGGCCACGGCTATACGCAGGACCACGTGGACGGCGAGCGGATGTACTACAGCTTCCGGATCGCCGAGAACGTCATCGGCATCAGCATCGACACGACGTACCGCAGCGGCCACTACGAGGGTTCACTCGGCACCGAGCAGCTCCGCTGGCTGGAACGGACACTGGCCGCGCACAGTTCCCGGTCCTACGACGCGGACGGCCGCCTCGTACGCGATCTGGGTGCCGACGACGCCCACATCCTGGTCTTCAGCCACCACCACAGCCCGAGCATGACGCGCCGCCCCGACGCCGCCCGCACGGACGAGCCGCGGCACGACGGCGCGGAGGTCATCGCCCTGCTCAGCCGGTTCCCGAACGTGGTCGCCTGGATCAACGGGCACAGCCACGTCAACCGGATCACACCGCACGCGCACGGCACGCCCGCGCGCTCCTTCTGGGAGGTCAACACCGCCTCCCACGTGGACTATCCGCACCACGCCCGCCTGTTCGAGCTCGCCGACAACGGGGACGGGACGCTCTCCCTCTTCACCACACTCATCGAGACCGCCGCCCCGCACAGCAGCGCCCCCGCCTTCGACGACCTGTCGGCGGTGGGCCTCGCGTCCCTCTACCGGGAGCTGGCGTACAACGCTCCCGGCCTGGCCGAGGGCATGAAGGCCGGGGTCCAGGAGGGCTGGGCGGGCGGCGCGGGCGACCGCAACACGGAGCTGTTGGGAATCAGCCTGTGA
- a CDS encoding CoA-binding protein, translating into MYGDPATIRKILTELGDTWAIVGLSSNQRRAAYGVADVLQRYGKRIVPVHPKAETVHGEKGYASLKDVPFDVDVVDVFVNSDLAGPVADEAAVIGAKAVWFQLDVIDEAAYDRTRAAGLDMVMDFCPAIEIPRLG; encoded by the coding sequence ATGTACGGCGACCCGGCAACGATCCGCAAGATCCTCACCGAGCTCGGCGACACCTGGGCGATCGTCGGCCTCTCCTCGAACCAGCGCCGCGCGGCATACGGGGTCGCCGACGTCCTCCAGCGCTACGGCAAGCGCATCGTGCCCGTGCACCCGAAGGCCGAGACCGTCCACGGCGAGAAGGGATACGCCTCCCTGAAGGACGTCCCCTTCGATGTCGATGTCGTCGACGTGTTCGTCAACAGCGACCTCGCCGGCCCCGTCGCCGACGAAGCCGCCGTCATCGGGGCCAAGGCCGTCTGGTTCCAGCTCGACGTCATCGACGAGGCCGCCTACGACCGGACCCGGGCCGCCGGGCTCGACATGGTGATGGACTTCTGCCCGGCCATCGAAATCCCACGGCTCGGCTGA
- a CDS encoding GNAT family N-acetyltransferase — protein sequence MPTLRIEQPDDDARLKDWQHVHNVTVPPAAMSLDDVRERVRRNRLEVAYLGDVLVGCTTVRPPTNDTATATVIARVLAEHRGQGFGEELYARGLEQARELGAEVIETVVLAANEDGLRFARKHGFVEIERYVLPGETAEWIDLRLA from the coding sequence GTGCCCACTCTTCGCATCGAACAGCCGGACGACGACGCCCGTCTCAAGGACTGGCAGCACGTCCACAATGTGACCGTCCCGCCCGCCGCCATGTCGCTCGACGACGTACGGGAGCGCGTCCGGCGCAACCGCCTGGAGGTCGCGTATCTCGGCGACGTCCTGGTCGGCTGCACGACGGTGCGTCCGCCCACGAACGACACCGCCACGGCCACGGTGATCGCGCGCGTGCTCGCCGAGCACCGCGGGCAGGGCTTCGGCGAGGAGCTGTACGCACGTGGGCTCGAGCAGGCGCGCGAACTGGGCGCCGAGGTGATCGAGACGGTGGTCCTGGCGGCCAACGAGGACGGTCTGCGGTTCGCGCGGAAGCACGGCTTCGTCGAGATCGAGCGATATGTGCTGCCGGGCGAGACCGCCGAATGGATCGATCTGCGGCTGGCCTGA